The Notamacropus eugenii isolate mMacEug1 chromosome 4, mMacEug1.pri_v2, whole genome shotgun sequence DNA window TGGGGGTACCTCTGATaacaggaaagttcagaagagaagacagaaaaaccCTAAGTTCTGACTTGGAcgtattgagtttgagatgcctatgggacattgaattggagatgtccaaaaggcaggcAGTGATACAAGCCTGGAGGTCAAGAGAGAGGCCAGGGCTGGGTCTATAGATCTGGGGATCATTGGCATAGAGATGGTACTTGAACCTATGAGAACTGATGTCATCAAGAGAGAtactatagaaggaaaagagaagaggtcccAGGAAATCTTGTCTCTCttcaacatgtacacatatattagaataggggcagctaggtggtgtagtgaatagagcaccagtgcaggaggcaggaggacctgagttcaaatctcacctcagccacttgacactttctagctgtgtgaccttaggcaagtcacttaaccccaactgcctcatcctgggtcatctccagtcatcctgatgaatatctggtcactggattcagatggctctggaggaaaagtgaggctggtgacctgcacagccctccctcattcaaaacaaagtcaagtgcaagtcatgtcattatttctctgatggcatggtcttctttggcaacgaagaacaaacacatacatatattagaaTACCACCCCCCTATTCCTGCCATCTGCTCCTAGTCTTATCTTTAGCCCAAATGTATCTCTTTCTTTTGACTTATCCTCATATTCCAGGGACTCAAGGCCCTTCTGttaatcctgcttcagacacttcccaCCTTATCAGTGTGCTTCTCAAACCATGACACCCACAACTGAACACAGTTCCCCACCTGAAGTCTGGCTAAGGCAGAGTAAAATGGGACTATCACAACTTATCCATAGATGTTATGGCCCTCATATCTGTGTTCTTTGTCTATCTATCTTGGTTATCAGACCCTCATCAGATGCAAAGTTATTTTCCCCAACCAATAGCTTCACTACTTTCTTTAGTTCATGACTTTTTCAATGTTGCAATTGAAATGACCTATTTTAAATTTTGTGGTTAAAAATTCCTTCTTTGATTGAGATCTATCTCCTTAGCCGTAGTCCTGACAAATTCCTGATCtgattcctttcttattttttttaaggcttGACCTTTAATATGCATTTTGAGCTTGTGGTATATGGGGTGAGATATTTGGATCAGTGTTATTTCCAAGTAATTGTGGGTAACAGATCTATGATACTGGTTTAGTTCTAAACTTAAATTCTTCCAAacaactttccagttttcccagtagtttgtGTCAAATAGAATGCTTTCCctcaagtaatttatgttttctgagATCCATGAGCACTAGGTTGTGGGGTCTAATTGTCTATGATGCTTCTTTATCTAGTCTGTTTCACTGATGTAtgtatccttaaaaaaaatgagttggtAAATTACCTGTGCATCCACTTTTGTCTCTTCAGACACACCCTATTTCCCCTCCTCATTGGAttgtttctttatcttttcaaTTTCATTCTAGAGCATCTTCCCATTCCCCAGGCTGACTCCCTCTACAACAAAAGTTCTTCACCCGAGGGGCTgtgaatttgtctttttaaaatttgataactttatttcaagaAAATTAGTTTCCTTAATAATCCTATATGGTTTAATTTCATGCATTAAGAAAACCACTTATTCTAAGATggggtccatgggcttcaccatACTGACTACTAACTAAATTGGTCTGTACTACAAGAGGttaaggttaagaacccctttcCTATTGGATTTTAGTCTATGAAATTCTATGTAACCTTCCTTTGAACCCTTTGAAATTTACTTTCTCCAAATTTAGGTGTCAgttcccagcacatagtaggtccctcattaatacttactagctgactGACTTTACCATACATTGCAGGTAGAAATGGCCACTTTAAGTCAGTGTCACCATCCTTTTTTATACCACCAACTACCTCATCCCTTTAGTGAGatcagaatttcttttttctagttgtttttggAGCGTAATTATAATTAAGGCAAATGATAGCTGTTctgattgtgtgtgtatgtatgtgtgtgtgtatgtgtgactgagagaaaggtgggggaaaaaaggaagaaagaagggaggaagaagagagagacagaaagagacagagagagacagagagacacacagagagagacacacacacagactgagagacagagagacagagagacacacacacagaggaggagaaagagagagagagagagagagagagagagagagagagagagagagagagagagagagagagagagagagagagagagaatatttattTGCAGCATATATTTGGATACTTGAAGCCTCCTAGTGGGGGccagagtaccaggcctggagtcacgaagatgagttcaaatctggcttcaaatacttattagctgtgtgctcctgggcaagccacttagccaGTTtaatcacctgtaaaatgggaataattagtATTTACTTCTCAgtgttgtagtgaggatcaaatgaaaccataattgtgaagtgtttagcaaagtgtctggtacgtgataagtgctttataaatgttagttgttgccATTACGATGATAATGATTATCATACAAGGAGGATGTGATGAGGCTgcaattcaaatccagatcttctgagtCCAAGTCCTGGACTTCACTCCATACATAAATCAGGGATCTTTGTGTTTTCACTTAATACACatctcctatttcttttcttgCAGAAAAACAAGCTACATGGGACCAACCAACCAAACCTATATTTCTGAATTCCTCCTTCTAGGATTTTCTGAGAAGCCAGAGCATCAGCTGCCCCTCTTTGGGCTGTTCCTGAGCATGTACTTGGTCACTGTAGGTGGGAACCTTCTCATTATGCTGACCATTGGTTCTGACTCCCACCTCCACacccccatgtacttcttcctctcTAACCTGTCCCTGGTGGATCTTTGTCTGGTATCCACCTTGGTCCCCAAGATGCTGGTGAACTTCCTTACACACAGTAAGGCCATCTCCTATGCTGGCTGCCTCACCCAGATGTACTTCTTCATGATTTTTGCTAGTTCAGACACTTTACTGCTCACAGTGATGGCGTATGACCGCTTTGTGGCCATCTGTCACCCTCTCAGTTATGTGACTATCATGAGCCCACAGTTCTGCGTCCTGCTGGCTTTACTTTCCTGGACTATCAGTCTTCTAAATGCAGTGCTCCATAGTCTACTGGTGATGAGGCTGTTGTTTTGTTCAGAACGTGAAATTCCACTCTTTTACTGTGATCTCACTCAGGTTCTCAGGCTATCTTGTAGCGACACGCTCGTCAATGACATTTTGGTGTATTTAATAACTGGACTTCTGGGTTTTCTTCCCTTCACAGGCATCATTTTCTCTTATGCTCAAATATGTTCTTCCATTTTGAGGGTCCCATCCACTGGGGGAAAGTATAAAGCATTTTCTACCTGTGGGTCTCATCTCTGTGTTGTTTTATTATTCTATGGAACAGTTATTGGAGTATATCTTAGTTCCTCATTTACagagtcttcttggaagagctcagttGCCTCTGTGATGTATGCTGTGGTGACTCCCATGTTGAATCCTTTCATTTATAGCCTGAGGAACAAGGACATAAAGGATGCTCTGAGGAGACTTATTAGCAGATTGGCTTTCTCTTAGTGACTAGGTATGGCTCATCCTGAGTATATCACAATGTACTGTGCCATAAAGTGTAGTGGACATAAATCTGTTTCCAAACATGAAGCCTgggacttcccagggtcacactctCCCGGCAGTGTCTTCTCTTTTTGACCTTAGATGACATAGATCACCTGCTCCCTGACTCTATTTCCTGGTACTGCCATAATAGTGACAGTCTTACATACTAAGTTTGGTTTCATCTAAAGATCTGCTGTTTTATAGTGGAACTCTAGATTTGAAGTCACAAGACCTGAGTTTTAGTCCCTGTCACACCACATACAAACTCTAGacctttgagcaagtcacttgtaTTATCTGATCCttgatttccttatttgtaaaaggggGACTATAACATCTATTTCCCTCATAATGTGTTTTCCCTGTGGCTCAAATGACTT harbors:
- the LOC140498110 gene encoding olfactory receptor 7C1-like; this encodes MGPTNQTYISEFLLLGFSEKPEHQLPLFGLFLSMYLVTVGGNLLIMLTIGSDSHLHTPMYFFLSNLSLVDLCLVSTLVPKMLVNFLTHSKAISYAGCLTQMYFFMIFASSDTLLLTVMAYDRFVAICHPLSYVTIMSPQFCVLLALLSWTISLLNAVLHSLLVMRLLFCSEREIPLFYCDLTQVLRLSCSDTLVNDILVYLITGLLGFLPFTGIIFSYAQICSSILRVPSTGGKYKAFSTCGSHLCVVLLFYGTVIGVYLSSSFTESSWKSSVASVMYAVVTPMLNPFIYSLRNKDIKDALRRLISRLAFS